The following is a genomic window from Campylobacter concisus.
AATTTCCTCTTCGTTATTTGTGCCAGCTCCTATGAACCAATTTATCGTTGGTATCTCAGCTACTTGGATTAAATTTTGTCCTATTTTTAAGCTTGTAATGTCTTCGTCTTTTAAAAACAACTCTTTAAATTTCTCCTCGATCTCTTTTTTTAAAGCAAGATCAGGTATCGATGTTAAAATTTCACCGCTATGAGTCACCAAAAATGAGTAAGAATTTGGTGCAAGGCTAAAATTTTTAATGCTGTTAAAGATATTTTCTATACGCACGACGCCACAAAGCGCTGCTTTAAATTTCGCTTGTTTTGTGACTGGAACGCATAAATTTAGAGTTGAGCCTTTTAAAATTTTATGTTTTTGCATGAAATTTACGCTTGGGGCATTTGTATTTTTTGTCTCGACATACCAGATAAGCCCTGCTCTTTCACTTTTTGGCATAACTTCTTCTAAAATTTTCTCTCCATCTACAAAAATTTCTCCATCATCCCTTAAAAGCTGCATTAGATCAAATTCTTTTGCGTTTTGTTTAAAGAGCTTTATAAAGCCAGCTATCTTTTCATCGTCATCTACGATGCCTGCATTTTGTATAAATTTTGACGCACGAATGAGTGAATTTATCCGCTCATCAAGCCAAATTTGAAAGTTATTTACGATATTTTTGCTGACTGCTATGTTATTTTTATCAGATAGCTCTATGATTTTCTCTTTTGCATTGCTATAAATATTTAGCCCAAGAAGTATTACAAAAAGGCTAGCAAGCAAGATGATGGCGTAGATTTTAATATTTTGTGATTTTAAATTAATACCCATACGTGCAGTATATCCTAAGTTAGCCCAAATTTGGGCTAACTAAATTCATTTTAAAAAGGATAAAAGCTTTGAAACGAGCATAAGTGCAAGCACTACAAAACAAACACTAAATCCAAGCAGCGTGCAATCAGCCATCGACATAAATTTAGATGATGGCACAAGATACCAGCCGTCCGCATAAAGATCAACTATGCTCTTTTGCAAATCACTTAGCACCACGCCATCAGGTACCATAGGGCTGTCATATCCGCAGTCTCCCGTTGGCATAAACCAGTCAGGCGCCCACTTCTCAAGCGGCAAACCAAATGGATAGTGTGGCTCAGTAGAGCAGCCCTGCACACCAAAAGGATCATCGCCATGCACCGCATCGTGGATTTTAGCTAGCTTTACGCTATACATTATGCCCTGCACCGCTCCCCAAAAGGCAAAGCCGTAGCCAATTAGAGCAAAGAACAAATTTTTAGGATTTATCATAGCGATCACGCCGCCAAGCGCCATACATAAAAATGCAAAACGTATATAGACGCACTGCTCGCAAGGTGGCATATAGGCGTAGTTTTGAAAGAGCGAGTGCGCGATAACGACAAGCCCAACGCTTACAAAAACTAAGATCGCCCAAGAGATGCGTGAGTCTTGAAATTTAGCCATTTTTTTAAAAAAGCTCATGTGGCGCCTTATTTTTTAAGAAGCTCTTCGATGAGTGCTGCCATGCCGTCAAGCGAGCTGATTGATTTTGTCATGATGAGATATTTGCCATTTACGACAAATGCTGGCACGCCTTGAATTTTAGCCACGTCATAGCTCTCGTCCCACTTTTTAAGTAGCTCAGTCACTTTTGGATTAGCCAGTTCTTTTTCGTAGTCTGCTTTGCTAACACCAGCAGCATCAAGCCCAGTCTTTAAAAAGCCCTCAGCGTCTTTGCCATCGCTCCAGCGCTCTTTTTTGTCATGATAAGCTTTGTAGTAGGCAAATTTAGCCTTTTTAAATAGCGAATTTTCATCAAACAAGCTCACTCCCTTTGCCTCGTCCATAACGATAAGCACGGCAAAGACCTTGCTCGCAACCTCGCCGTAATCGCCCTTTGTCTTTAGGTGAAATGGCTCATATTTTAGGCCAGGGATTTTCTCAACTACCTTTGGAGTGACGCTCTTGTCGTATTTGTAGCAAAATGGGCAAGCATAGCTAAAAATTTTAACTAGCGTATTTTGTCCCACACTTAGTGGCTTTTCAAGCTTGACGTAGTCCTCGCCCTCGCTAAATGCACTAGCACTAATCGCTCCAGCCACCGCAACGGCAAAGATTGCCTTACTAAATTTAGATAGAAAACTCATGATGATCTCCTTTGGATGATTTATTTTGAGTTATTCTACAACCAAGCTCAACCGCAAATTTAACGCTAGAATAAATTTTGGCTGAAATTTATAAGATATTGCATTGATTAAAAATTTAATTTTTGCTAGAGCTTATCTCATTTATTGCTGATAATGCGTTTAAAGCACTTGGATAGCCTATAAATGGTATAAGTGTCGTAACAACGCTTATTAGTTTAGCTCTATCGTTGCCGATGCCAAAATTTGCAGCAATGTGCCCTAAAAGCTGTGGTTTTGCAAAGCCAAGAGTCGTGATATAGACAAATGTCAAAAGCTCTCTAAGCTCTAAGCTAAGCCCATCTCTTGCATAAAAATCGCCAAAGCAGTTTTGCGATAAAAACTCCATTATATGTTTTTGATCATTTGGCATTGATGCGATAAATTTATCAACCGCTGGGAAGAGTTTTCTTTGTATCTCAAGGCCTCGTTCACCTCTGCCTTCTCTTGATTTTTTAGGCATATTTTCAGGCTCTATATAGCGCTCATTAAAAATTTCATCAGCTAAAAATATACAATCTTCTACTTTGCCAAGCCCAGCATAAGGCACTGCTTGATATAAAATTTCTCTTATCTCTTTTGCTGATATGCCTACATTTAAAGCAGCCCTAACGAAGCTTTTAAATGAGCTTTTTGCACCTTTACTCACGCAAAGAGAGGCGATGATAACCGAAAGTCTTGTTTTTTCATCAATATTTATCACTTCACTAATATCGCCTAAAAAATTTAAATAATCCTCTAAAAAGCTAGCGTTGCTCTCTTCAAGCTCACTTTTTGAATCAAACCAATTTTTATAAATTTTCTTTGCATTGTAAGTTAGTGTCATAAGTTCTGCTCCATTGTTTAGGGCTGATTATAAGTACTAAAGCGTAAATGCTAGCTTAAGGTCCAAAAAGACAAAAATTTTTAATATAAATTTAGATTTTAAGCTATTATAAAGTTTATCGTGATTTTTATGTTATAAGGTTTTATTACAATTACGAAGGACGCAATATTTTTTATTACTCCTTTTACCTATTTTAAGCCTTGGGCGTTCCAAGGCTTTTTCTAAATTTTATAAGCTTTATGAGTAGAGTTTATAAAATTTAATTTATCTAAAGGAGATGTTATGAAAAAGACTTTGAGTTGTGTTGCACTAGCCTCTGTACTTTGCTCGAGCGCTTTTGCGATAGGCGGTCCAAGCGGAGCTAAGCTTGACTACGCTATAACAGGAGCTATCGGCGAAGTAATGGTAAATCCATACGACACAGCGCCTCTTACAGCGGTCATCAAAAATGGCGGCTACACATTAAGTAATGCAAAAGTAACCATCGTACCAAAACAAGGCGGTCAGGTGATAAGCTACAAAGTGGCTGATAAGCATCTTCGCACACATGGCGGCATCCCAGTTTTTGGCATGTATCCTGACTATCAAAATACCGTTGAGGTCGAGTACGACAAGAGCTACAAAGGCAAGACTGAGCATATAAAAGAGAGCTATAAAATTTACGCTCCAGCTATCTATCTAGAGAGCGCTGGCACGCCAAATCAAAAGGGCGCACTATTTGACAAGATCGAGGTTACTAAGCCTGCGAGTGCTAAATTTGCTAACCGCCTCTACTATGTAAATAACTTTGTAAATAAAACTGGCAAGGGCACAAAAGTCGTTTGGAACAACCCAGCTGGCGGTGCGATCGAGTGGAACTACAGCCCAAATAACTTCATCCTTGATACAAAAGGTGAGGTTAGATGGTATCTTGAGCCAAGCAAAATTTACGATCTAAAACAGCCATTTCACGCTGGCGTAATGATGGGCTTTAAGCAAAATGACGACGGCGCTATGACTTGGGGATATGGTCAAAGATACGCAAAATACGACATCATGGGTAGAGAAATTTTTAACCGCGAGCTACCAGCTAGTTACAACGACTTCTCTCACTCAATGGACGTAGCACAAAACGGACACTACTTCTTGCGCGTGGCAAATGCTGATTATAAAAGAGCTGATGGCAAAAACGTAAGAACGGTGCGTGACGTGATAGTTGAGCTTGACAGAGATGGCAACGTAGTTGATGACTTTAGACTTTATGAAATTCTTGATCCTTACCGCGATATCGTGCTAAAAACGCTTGATCAAGGCGCAGTTTGCTTAAACATAGACGCTAAAAAAGCAGGCCACACAGCAAGCTCTGATGAGCTTCAGTCTATGGATACACACGATAAATGGGGTGACATAGTTGGCGCAGGACCTGGACGTAACTGGGCGCACGTAAATAGCGTGGATTATGACCCAAGCGATGATAGTATCATCATCTCAAGCCGCCACCAAGATGCAGTCATCAAGATCGGCCGTGATAAACAAGTAAAATGGATCATGGGCGCTCACAAGGGTTGGAGCGATAAATTTAAAGACAAGCTCCTCCAGCCAGTTGATAGCAAAGGCAATAAAATCGTCTGCGAAGATGAGTACTCAAAATGCCCAGGATACGAGAGCGACAAAGGTGGCTTTGACTGGCAATGGACGCAGCACACAGCATTTAGGATAGATAGCAAGTCTAAAAAAGGCAAAATTTATCTAAGCGTCTTTGATAACGGCGATACAAGGGGCATGGAGCAACCAGCCATCGCTGGCATGAAATACTCTCGCGCGGTCGTTTATAAGATAGATGAAAAGAAAAAGACTGTTGAGCAAATTTGGGAGTACGGCAAAGAGCGTGGCAAAGAGTGGTATAGCTCGGTTACTAGCCTTACGCAGTATCAAGATGACCTTGATAGCGTGATGGTCTACTCAGCCGTTGCTGGCATGCAGTTTGATATCGCAAAAGGTCGCCCAGTAGGACTTCCTAGCCCACACATCGATGAGTTTGAGTGGGGTGCAAAAGAGCCAAGCATCGAGATAAAGATGACAAATGCTATGGGCTATCAGGCGTTTCCGTTTAGCTTGCAAAAAGCTTTCGAGAAATAATCTCTCTTTTTCTCCCTTTTTTGCCCAGTGCAAAAAGGGGAGTCCTTGCTATAAATTTAATCTATCAATAATAGATACAAATTCACATTCGCTCATAAATTTTAAAGCTCTAAATTAAAAATTTATATTGTAAAGATATTGTTTATTAAGGCGATAGCATATAGGATTAGCACTTATATATAAAAATATATATTTAACATAAGGAGAAAAAATGAAAAAATTTTTCATGGCTTTAGTGGTGCTGTTTGCAAGCCTTTTGCTTAATGCAGCTGAGTTTAGAGATGTCAAAGACATCACTGGTGACGTCGTAAAAGTCCCCGCAAAAGTAGAAAAGATCGCTACGCTTTGGTATGCGAATAACCAAATCATATTAATGCTAGGCGGCACGGACAAGATAGTAGCGACCACCGATCTAATCAAAAACAACAAATGGTTTGCGCACGTTTATCCTAGAATTTCAAGCATTCCAAACGGCATAAACGGCAAAGATTTACAAGTAGAAGAGCTAATCAAACTAAGCCCAGACGTCGTCATAGCCGCCGATAAAAAGAACAAAGAAGAGCTAACCAAAAACGGCTTTACCGTGCTTTATCCGTCATTTACCAATCATGCGGATATGAAAAAAGCGTATCTATCATGGCCGAGGTCATAGGAGGCGACGTGCCGAAGATCGCGGAGAAATTTAACGAATATTTTGACGGCAACCTTAAAAGAGTGCAAAACGAAATAGGTAAGATCGCGCCATCATACAATAAACCAAAAGTACTTCACATAGCCGACGGCAAAAATTTATTCAAGGTTGACGGCGCAAATACGATCATAGACGAGTGGATAAGGGTCGCAGGCGGCCAAAATGCGGTTCAAAAAGCCGGAAATATGCTTGAAATCAATGCTGAAGAGATACCAAATATGAACCCTGATGTCATCATCATAGGCAGAGCCAAAGCTCCCGAAATTTTAAAAAAGATATATGAAAACCCTATCTACGCAGACACTAACGCTGTAAAAAAGAAAAGAGTTTACGTAAATCCAACTGGCGTTTTTAGCTGGGATAGATACGGCGCCGAGGGGGCATTGCAAATTTTATGGGCGGCTAAGACTTTGCACCCTGAAATTTTTAAAGATATAGATATAGCAGCTGAGACAAAGAAATTTTATAAAGAGTTTTTACACTACGAGCTAAGCGATGATGAAGTAAATTACATCTTAAACGGCTTAGACCCAACTGGAAAATAATTTATCCTTACGGCGGTAAATTTATCTACATTTGCCGCTAAATTTTAATCCATTTTCAGCCTTTACTTGTCTATCCGAACTTGCTGATTTGTTATATGCTAACTACTCTTAAATAGCTAAAAATTTGTGGGTTTAGTACTAATTAGAAAGACAAATAATTATAAAAATTTAATGATAAGAAAGAATATCCCAAAGGAATTTCCTCTGGGATTAAAAGTCTAGATATTAAAGTACGTGTATTTGATCTTGAACTTCGATTGTAGTTGTACCACTAGTATAAGTAGTATAAC
Proteins encoded in this region:
- a CDS encoding thiol:disulfide interchange protein DsbA/DsbL; its protein translation is MSFLSKFSKAIFAVAVAGAISASAFSEGEDYVKLEKPLSVGQNTLVKIFSYACPFCYKYDKSVTPKVVEKIPGLKYEPFHLKTKGDYGEVASKVFAVLIVMDEAKGVSLFDENSLFKKAKFAYYKAYHDKKERWSDGKDAEGFLKTGLDAAGVSKADYEKELANPKVTELLKKWDESYDVAKIQGVPAFVVNGKYLIMTKSISSLDGMAALIEELLKK
- the dsbI gene encoding protein-disulfide oxidoreductase DsbI, with protein sequence MSFFKKMAKFQDSRISWAILVFVSVGLVVIAHSLFQNYAYMPPCEQCVYIRFAFLCMALGGVIAMINPKNLFFALIGYGFAFWGAVQGIMYSVKLAKIHDAVHGDDPFGVQGCSTEPHYPFGLPLEKWAPDWFMPTGDCGYDSPMVPDGVVLSDLQKSIVDLYADGWYLVPSSKFMSMADCTLLGFSVCFVVLALMLVSKLLSFLK
- a CDS encoding carboxymuconolactone decarboxylase family protein; the protein is MTLTYNAKKIYKNWFDSKSELEESNASFLEDYLNFLGDISEVINIDEKTRLSVIIASLCVSKGAKSSFKSFVRAALNVGISAKEIREILYQAVPYAGLGKVEDCIFLADEIFNERYIEPENMPKKSREGRGERGLEIQRKLFPAVDKFIASMPNDQKHIMEFLSQNCFGDFYARDGLSLELRELLTFVYITTLGFAKPQLLGHIAANFGIGNDRAKLISVVTTLIPFIGYPSALNALSAINEISSSKN
- a CDS encoding aryl-sulfate sulfotransferase is translated as MKKTLSCVALASVLCSSAFAIGGPSGAKLDYAITGAIGEVMVNPYDTAPLTAVIKNGGYTLSNAKVTIVPKQGGQVISYKVADKHLRTHGGIPVFGMYPDYQNTVEVEYDKSYKGKTEHIKESYKIYAPAIYLESAGTPNQKGALFDKIEVTKPASAKFANRLYYVNNFVNKTGKGTKVVWNNPAGGAIEWNYSPNNFILDTKGEVRWYLEPSKIYDLKQPFHAGVMMGFKQNDDGAMTWGYGQRYAKYDIMGREIFNRELPASYNDFSHSMDVAQNGHYFLRVANADYKRADGKNVRTVRDVIVELDRDGNVVDDFRLYEILDPYRDIVLKTLDQGAVCLNIDAKKAGHTASSDELQSMDTHDKWGDIVGAGPGRNWAHVNSVDYDPSDDSIIISSRHQDAVIKIGRDKQVKWIMGAHKGWSDKFKDKLLQPVDSKGNKIVCEDEYSKCPGYESDKGGFDWQWTQHTAFRIDSKSKKGKIYLSVFDNGDTRGMEQPAIAGMKYSRAVVYKIDEKKKTVEQIWEYGKERGKEWYSSVTSLTQYQDDLDSVMVYSAVAGMQFDIAKGRPVGLPSPHIDEFEWGAKEPSIEIKMTNAMGYQAFPFSLQKAFEK